A single Nitrospiraceae bacterium DNA region contains:
- a CDS encoding TVP38/TMEM64 family protein, with protein MSPNQQVLSPPQSQASGYGKLIVAAIFLSTIGAFYFFDLMAYLSLDVLKANRDQLLAFTGEHYVPAVALFILIYITQTAFSLPGATIMTLTGGFLFGSLWAALYVNIGATTGATLAFLAARYLFRDWVEQRFGHRLAAFQTGFAQNAFNYLLTLRLIPLFPFFLVNLLSGLTRMKAGTYIIATALGIIPGSLAYTFAGRQLGTINSLAELASPRLLLAFTVLGLLFLMPVIYRKFVRPVESRGGGN; from the coding sequence ATGTCCCCGAATCAACAGGTTCTCTCGCCGCCCCAGAGCCAGGCTTCCGGGTATGGCAAGCTTATCGTTGCGGCCATTTTTCTTTCCACGATCGGCGCATTCTATTTCTTCGATCTCATGGCCTATCTGTCGCTCGATGTGCTGAAGGCGAATCGCGACCAGCTTTTGGCCTTTACAGGGGAACATTATGTACCCGCCGTAGCGTTATTCATCCTTATTTACATCACGCAAACGGCTTTCTCCCTCCCTGGCGCAACCATCATGACACTCACCGGAGGATTTCTCTTTGGGAGCTTGTGGGCCGCCCTGTATGTGAATATAGGAGCCACGACGGGCGCGACGCTGGCATTTTTGGCCGCTCGTTATCTGTTCCGCGACTGGGTGGAACAGCGATTTGGGCACCGACTTGCCGCGTTTCAAACTGGCTTCGCGCAGAATGCCTTCAATTACCTGCTCACCTTGCGGCTCATTCCGCTCTTTCCCTTCTTCCTCGTCAATCTGCTCTCCGGTCTAACGAGAATGAAGGCAGGCACCTATATCATCGCCACCGCACTCGGTATCATTCCCGGCAGTCTAGCCTATACCTTTGCCGGCCGTCAGCTAGGTACGATCAACTCTCTTGCCGAATTGGCTTCACCTCGACTGCTATTAGCCTTTACGGTCCTCGGGTTACTCTTTCTCATGCCGGTCATCTACCGAAAGTTCGTTCGGCCTGTGGAATCGAGAGGAGGAGGAAACTAA